The segment TTCAACATCATCATATCAATAATTTTCTTTGGttgttacaaataaaaatgtacAGTCTATTGTTTGGATGGTTGCACATGGAGTGCCTATTTTGTTTCTCACATGTGTTAATATAAAGTCGAAACGTACACGTAAATTCAAACATAacatgtatttttaatatagtCAAAACTTTATAACATGTTTTTGTGATAGATTTATGACATGGTTCTTGCCTCTGGTTGTTAATAAACGTGAGCTATATCGTCCAGTTGTCGTTGATCCATGTATGAATTTCATAGAAAGTGATATTGGTTGGACTCTCGTAGAAAGATATTTGACCGCatttaactttatttttcatTCGTTTTTTATAGTGAAATGAACATTTGGATCTGCTTTTGCCATACATATAATCAACAATGATGTGATTGTGATGTACATACTGGTCGCtgatttatttcattttctcaATTGAATAATAAAGGtagccatttttttttggtcaactacGAAGAGAATTGTACTCACCAAAAGAATgttcaaacaaaatattaaatatatacacaAACGGCCATGCCATATAAATGGGCTTGTTGAAATGGTGCATCAATTTGATTTTAGTGGTCGGTGTATGGGATAAGTCAAAAAAGCTACCTTGTACATTTCATGGCACACACTTTTTGACATTTTTCATTTCACATTGCTATTACTAACTTAATCAATAAATGTgaatttagtttaatttttttttatcttttgcaATATGTTCAAAACCACGAGTTTGACTTGACAGTAGAATTTAGAAATGGAGACGCAAAACATATCTCCCAGTGGGTCCATAGAGTAACTACCCAAAAGATTTTGCCAAGCTTAATTACATAGATCCCCTATCGTCTTCTATCGAGTTATTTTTGGAACCTAGATTAGCTTTCTTTTATGGGGATCTGTAGGAAACCTTTGGATGGACACATAAGTTTATAAGGACGAAGAAGATAACTCATAGTATGATGTGATATGCATTTTGTTTGCTTTCTCTTGATCTCAAATGAAAAATATCATGAATGATCAAACGATTTTGTTTCAAACACTTTCTCCATATTAACAGTCTAGAATCTTGTCTACTTTCTAAGAAGTGGAATAATACTATTTCTTAAGTTTCTCATATAGTTATTGATTGATAATGTAGTAACCAAAATTTATTAAACTGGATCTTTATTAAGAGTTATTCTCCATATATTGTCCCTTTCTTTCCTCTGTTATTGAAGAAACCTTTGTGTCAGAACCTAAAAATAACTATAGTTGAACAtgtattttgttgttttgttgaTAGCTCACGATGAGAATGATCCGTGACTAGAAATGATTACCGTGACTACAAATGAATATGAATCTAACCATACGAAACCAAGCCTTTTGAGTGGTCTTTTGAGTGGTCTTTTactatattatttgagaatgaTTTTCTGTAGACTTTCTATTAAAAATCTGACTAATGTAGTAATCAAAATTTCAACCATAAAATAGTTTTACGATGAActgctttttctttcttttgttattattttaacaaGTATATCAGGAAAAATGCAAAAAGATAATAAAGCAAAGGGTTTAAATGCTAAACTATAATTTGGCAAAGACACAAAGATCCCAACTTAAGATTAAAGGtttaaacaacaacaacaaaaagaaggTTTTAGTGCATCTTGAAGAGAGCCGTTTTCTCATTTccgtctctctctttctctctttgtaTCCTCATCTTCTGATTTAGATGCTCAGCCTAAAAAGATTTAATGAGAAGGCCAAGTAATGTTTTTGTTACCTCTTCATAGGTCGATAGGGACTCTCAAGCCATCATGCGCAAGTTTTACCGAGATCCCTTCCCTAAGAAAACCAAACATTGCAACAAATAAATAAGATTACACCTCTCTTTCTGTGGATGGTTTCTTCTGATACAGTTTTCTACCTTTTAGACCATTCATCAAGAAACTCATTGTCCTTGTGGTGATCAAACTCGTGAGTCATTCCGATTAGAAGAGCCCTTTTGGGACTCAGTCTTTTGATCGTCTCTAGTGTCTACATGAGAACAAAAGTAAGCATgcataaaacataaaagaagaaaaaaaaacaccttCAAATTAAGCTAACCTGCGGGAAACATAAGTGGGTGTTGTGGGATCCTGTCTGGAACGTCACGATAAAAGAAAGAATGTGAAAACATCAGAAAAATGGAAAAGCAAACTTTAATGCATAAGGATGATATGCGTTACCTTATATAATGTATCCAAGATAAGAAGATCCAATTGTCCACCACCAGATTTTGATATGACTGTATAATCCAAAGGCAATAGAGTCTAAAGTTATCTTGTGTGAGAGTATCAATAACACACACGCTCTAAGAAATTTGTTACACACACTTACCATACTCAGTGCTTGGAGGAAAGCGTGACACATCAGATATATACGCCACTCTTGATTTTTCTCCAAAAAGGAAACCAAGGCAGACGTAGTCTTCTCCATGCATCACCTAAGAGGCATAAACAAGATTTGAGTCTCCGGATAGATCAAGCAGGGAGACATGAATCACTATTTCTAACAGAGGGTTTGAGAAACTAACTGGAAGTGGCGTGAATGATAAGTCTGAAGCTAAAAATGGCTTCTCACAATCTTCTTCGATTACTCTCCAGTCCAGCTGTGTAACCCGCCTAACTTCTTGGCCTTCTTTAAGTTTCTTCTGAACCAGATACGGGAACTTCACAGCAAGACTGTtatgaagaaagaaaagaaggcAATTGTCGAAACTACAGCTTTCAAAGTCTAGAAGgtcaaactgaaaaaaaaaaaaaaagaccatgAAGATGTTATTATTACCTGTCCATAGCATATTGGCTTACGAAAATAGGAGTAGGATCTATATCATTGGTAGGACTAAATGGTTGCACGGAGCGTATATCATCCAGGCCAAGTACTGCATCAGCATGCTCATGGGTTAAAATGATCTGCAGgtcatgtaaaaaaaaattagtgcttACATGCATGCACTCGAGAATTGTAATTCAAGACTTAAAATTTGCCTCATGTTAGCTTTCTTCATACATTATCTCAGGCATGTTAGATCCTTTTCTAGGCACGAAACAAAATATTCATGCACGACTTACAGAATCAACTTGAGGAATGTTGTGAAGAGTGAACCAACGAAGGACTTGTTCCCTGAAGGTCTTGCCAACGTCGATTTGAATGTATTTATGTTTGCCATCACTTTGGCAATAATCAATTAGAAGTGAAGTGTTTCCCCTGCCAAAACAAAAAGGACACATAACTCTTGCACTGAAAAGAGAATCTCGAGTCTAAAATAGGGAGGAATCAGCTAACTATAAGATGGATCATCAAAATCAAGCGCCACACACAATCTTAAAAGTAGGACGCAAAGCTAGACTAATTGAATCAAAGGAACATAACCAAGAATTAAACAAAATTGATGAAACCCAAATCTCAATTTTAAGGAATGTTCAATGTGATCACCGACATGCAagaagcaaaaataaaaaaaaaactaagatagcAACTCCACACTCGAAGGTATGTACAATGTACCTGTAGTTAGGGTTTTTCTCTGGCGGGATCGAGAGAGACTGCGAGCAGACGTAGCAGGGAGGATCTGATTTCTGGATCAAACACATTGCGTTAGGAACCGCGCTCGAACATCCCGTTCCCAGGAATATCAGAGCCGATCCCTCGCCACCGTTCTCACTCGGAACCGAACCGTTCATCATCGGAATATGTATGTTTCCTGTGAGAGAATATGGCAAAGGAAAAACTCGATAGTAATAATAAAAAGAGGTAACAGAAGAAGAAGGGTGTCTTGTCGACGACGCAAAGGGGAAGGAGATGaagatcaaatatattttattttatatactaaCGGTTACGTTTGTCACGTGGCGCACTCTTGACGCCTCTCAATGTAACTCCTGCTCCTGGTGGTTGTGGGAAATTGGATTCCTTTTCATATAAACTTCATGTTAATACCTTTTTCAGATAAATCTTGACAAATTTTcctcatttaaaataaatattttattatttctttcccTGACTAAAATTTATTGTATGATTTGTTAACACTTTCGGATTTTTAagacttttatttcttttgtctACCTacttaaattgataaatttaattaaatttcacaaaaaaaagagGCAAATTTTCATCACAGCTCATGCACCAGccgggaatcgaacccgggtctgtaCCGTGGCAGGGTACTATTCTACCACTAGACCACTGGTGCTTCTTTGTTATGCCTCGCTATATACAGAATATAAATGCAAACTCCATACATTCTCTTTATTTTTCCCAACACCTTCTCGTGGTGACACGGTGTCACTGACACCCTAATAGTAAAGATGATTCAAGTTCTTCCAACTTTCAAAATCGCTTTCTTTCCGTTACTTTGCTCTGTGAAGAACACTACGATTGAGTGACAACTAAAAATTTGTGAAGAAGCAACTCGTTTCCGTTTATCTAATTGATGTTGAATCTAAGGCTTAGTCGCCTTCTTCGTCGACCCTTACTCCGATTCTCCAACGGCGAAACTGACGCATCTATCTCCACATCTTCCTCGGAAACTCCTCCCTCATTGAGAGAAGGAGTTTCTCATCGCGAAGATGACCACAACTCAGGAGAATTCACGCAATTGGGTTTCGGAAAGTCGCCGCCTTTGAATGTCAGTGAATCTGGAGAAATTCGAAACCCTAGCTTCAATAGCTTTGACGAGATAGACGAATtgggaggagaagaagatgacgaagaagatgaagaaagcgTCGACGAACGGGACGATGATGATTTTGCTGTTCTGGAATCTTTCGGGAAGATCCCACGATCGAGAGAAGACGTGAACACTAGATTCGAAGTCGAAGAAGATGAATCTAGGCATCCTTTGGTGAGAGAGACGAACCGATTGATTAATCTGAGGTCATCTTGGAACCCAAAGCACGAAGGCGAAATGAGGAATCTATTAAGGAGCCTTAAACCTTCGCAAGTCTGCGCCGTTCTACGCTCTCAAGACGACGAGCGTGTTGCTCTCAAGTTCTTCTACTGGGCGGATCGTCAGTGGCGGTATCGCCACCACCCCGTTGTGTATTACTCCATGCTCGAGGCTCTCAGCAAGACCAAGCTCTGTCAAGGTGCGAGGAGGGTTCTTGTTTTGATGAAACGTAGAGGTGTGCATCGAACTCCTAAGGCGTTTTCGCTTGTGATGGTGTCGTATAGTAGAGCAGGTCAGCTGAGGGATGCTTTGAAGGTGTTGACTCTTATGCAGAGAGCTGGTGTTGAGCCTGACTTGTTGGTCTGCAACACGGCTGTTGATGTTTTCGTGAGGGGGAATAGGTTGGAGAAAGCGTTGCGGTTTCTGGAACGTATGCAGGTTATTGGTATAGTGCCAGATGTGGTGACTTATAATTGTTTGATCAGAGGGTATTGTGACTTGAGTAGAGTTGAGGAAGCTGTTGAGCTGCTAGAGGAGATGCCTAGTAAAGGATGTGCGCCGGATAAAGTTAGTTACTATACCGTAATGGGCTTTCTTTGCAAAGAGAAGCGGATTTTGGAAGTGAGAAACTTGATGGAGAAAATGGAGAAAGAGCATGGTCTGGTGCCGGATCAAGTTACTTACAATAATCTTATTCATATGCTCACAAAGCATGGTCATCCGGATGAGGCTCTTTTGTTTCTTAAAGAGGCTGAAGGAAAAGGCTTTCGGATTGATAAGGTGTGTTATAGTGTTATAGTTCATGGATTGTGCAAAGAAGGAAGAATGTCTGAGGCAAAAGATCTGATTAACGAAATGCTGTCAAAGGGACATTGCCCTCCCGATGTAGTAACTTATACAACAGTTGTCAATGGCTTCTGTCGTTTGGGTGAGGTGGACAAAGCCAAGAAGCTGCTTCAGGTGATGCATTTACATGGGTACAAACCAAATACTGTGTCGTACACTGCTCTGTTAAACGGGATGTGCAGGACGGGGAAATCGTTAGAGGCGAGAGAAATGATGAACATGAGTGAAGAGCAATGGTGGAGTCCAAATTCTATTACCTATAGTGTACTTATGCATGGGTTTCGTAGGGAAGGGAAGTTGTCTGAGGCATGTGATGTGGTAAGAGAGATGGTGCTAAAAGGCTTTTTCCCAGGCCCAGTTGAAATCAACTTGCTGCTCCAGAGTCTTTGCCGGGATGGGAGAACACACGAGGCCAGAAAATTCATGGAGGAGTGTCTGAACAAAGGGTGTGCTATCAATGTCGTGAATTTCACTACAGTGATTCACGGTTTTTGTCAGAACGATGAGATAGACGCTGCTCTCTCACTGCTCGATGACATGTACCTGATCAACAAACACGCAGATGTCTTCACATATACCACTTTAGTTGATGCACTGGGAAAGAAAGGTAGAATAGAAGAAGCAACGAAACTTACGAACAAGATGCTTCATAAGGGCATAGATCCCACCCCTGTCACATACAGGACTGTCATCCATCGATACTGCCAAATGGGAAAGGTTGATGATCTCGTGGCTATACTGGAGAAGATGCTGCTGCGGCAGAAATGCAGGACAGTGTATAACCAAGTCATTGAGAAGCTTTGTGGTTTGGGAAAGCTCGAGGAGGCAGACAAAATTTTGGGTAAAGTTCTGAGGACAGCTTCGACATCTGATGCTAAGACATGTTATGTGCTTATGGAAGGGTATCTTAAGAAAGGTGCACCTCTATCAGCATATAAAGTGGCTTGTCGGATGTTTAACCGTGATCTGATACCTGATGTTAAGATGTGTGAGAAGCTTAGCAAGAGACTGGTTCTGGAAGGAAAAGTTGAGGAGGCAGATCAGCTAATGCTACGCTTGGTTGAGCGTGGTCGTATTTCTCCCATTCCCTTAAAACAGTCCATGGTATCATAAGCATCGTAACCACAAACTTCTTGGTAGACTGCTTGAGGGCTCATGCGAAAAGAGTGATGGAATATAACTACATGCTGTTGTATTTCGTCGCTGGTTAGACACGACTTCCAGGTCTCAAGCCAAGCACCTAGGCTCTCACTCCGGAGCGGTCAAGGATTTGGTAGTTGATGCTCTTGGCTACCAGTTATTCTGCTTCACATACTCCTGGAAGCGACCCGTTAACTACTCACTGTTTCAAATTTAAGTGAAAACTTACTATCAAGTTTTAATGTCTCTGTCCTCTTAAGTTTTTCTTACTATAGTTAAGGTCACCGATTGTTTCTCTGTGTTTGCATTTGTGTCCGCATGTCATAATAGTTAGAACATTGTAATATGGGATACGCAAACGAAAATGCAAAGAACCAATTGTGGCCTAATTCATGTTTCTTTCTGATTTGTACTTTACTTAATAGCAAGACTATAGGTTGTTGACACTTCACAGTCATGCAATGCTAAGTATACCTCTCTATTTGTTGACACTTTGATTATTCTGAGTAGTGAGTTTATTACAGACTGATGTTTTGCTGGTTGCTGCTTCTTCATTGGATTACGTAAAAGGTGCAACTGAGAAAGCGTGACTGTAACACCAAAGTTTCTgggcattttttttttttcctctggaATTTTATTGAAAGAATAACGGACAAAGCCCAAGAccaacaaaaacacaaaaggCCAGGAAAAGTCAGCATAAGAAAGACAAAGCCTAAACAACAGGCCACTTCACAATACAACTTACGGGCCTTAAGCCCAAAGAGGAACAGTAGGGGAAGATGCCAGCTCCACCACCACGTGTCCGGACGCCCGGCGCCCAATGAACACGCGTCACGAATGGAAGGCACGAGCTCCCTCCGGAGACAAAGAAGCGGCAGGATTGACCTCCGCCGTCAGCGGCGCGGAGAAGAAACGGATCGGATTCGTTCTTCACAAAAACCCTAGACGCTCATCAGATATATGCTTTAGAAAAGATATACAACCTACGTCAATCAATCCAACAACCGTAGACTTACGATGGAGGAAGGAGAATCGGTCGGACTAGAAACCACGAGAACCatagatcaaaaaaaaaacgggATGAATCCGATGAAAGCCGCCGTCAACACCAAAGCTAGTGAGACGCGGAGACTATAGCCAGCCGTCCTCAtcggagaagaagatgagaacGCCGGAGGCAAAAGCCGGACGACCACCGTGGAACAGATGCGACGCCGGAATCAGAGATACGGTCGGATGCACCGAAGCCGGAAAGGAAGCTTAAACAGAGGGCGATTCAACACCAAAGCCACCGCCAAAACAAGACTGCTAACTCTCTCTCTGAAAGATTTTGgagagataagagagagagaaagcgtTAGTTTCTGGGCATTTAGGATGCTCATTTAATCTGAAAGTTTTTTGCTATTATAATgttgagaaatattacatagacgattttACAGTCGATAATTTAACCACCATATGAGAATACACGTCTGACTGCGTCACTCACGTCTAACTGCGTCACTCCGAGCCGCACATTTAACAAATGGGAAGTTAAAAAAAGTGAAAAGCATCCATTGTCTAATGGATATGACATAGGTTTTCTAAACTTTTGGTATAGGTTCAAATCCTATTGGACGCAATatcaatatagatataaatatattgatatttatctattattttcatttttatataagaatatttttattctgtttagaaaatttataagaaataaatattataagaaaTAAATTCTGAATGCTTTAAGATTTAATattaaacatatacatatattagtTCTATActtctatatattatatatatacttaacgTAAATATActtctattttttataatttctcCTGAAGTACAACAATATATTGAACTAATTCAACAAGTCGACGCGTAAGATATCCAGCATCTGATGTGTGGACCGCAATATCTACAACTCCTTTACGGGCTCCAtagcaaaaaataatatattctgtTAAAGACAGTTCTTCGCGTAAATTGCTTTGAATAGGTAAATCAATCATTTGTCTTTGGGGATCCGACATTAATCCTCTCGTACCTACTAACTGATGTACTTGAGATGCATTTCCTCTAGCTCCCTAATTGTGTAATGAAGACCTCTTGTAACTTTTTTTTCCATAATCTGTATAATTTGCAATTTCTGGGGTTTAAATTCCACACCTTCTGGTGTAAAAGAAGTAATGAACCTTAAACCACTAGATTAAGGGTTACAACATCAATTATGAGaagaaaaagtaaatatttttggtATATCTTTACACATCGCTTTATCATTAAAGATATGAATTATTTTCTGTATTTGGATATAGTGAAGTTGTTTGGTTTCTTGTTGCATTAGAGCTCTGTTAttgtatttttgtatttttttggtttattttgctTTGGGGTGAACCTAATGTGTTGAAGGTACTTATAAGACATCACTTTCGTGATAATGCCTGTTTATTGGCTGATTCTGATTATCTGATAGACTCAAAAACGAAATCTATATTGTAAATATCGCTACTCTTCTTCAGAATATAGATTCTACTTTTATGAAGTATTCTAAGATTTCGAGAAAACGAAATCTGGACTTAATTTGAATGTCTATAAAAAGTAGAAATTGCATTTTGTACTTAACACGAACGTATACAAGAAGTAGAAATTGCATTATGTATTTTTTCATGATTCTACAAAGTATAGAAGGTGCCTTCtacagataaaaaaaatttgtttttacaaaaattaaggaagtttcagttaaaaaaatattccaaaaatattataacttcCTAAAACGTGTTCTGGTCGATTTTCTATGtcaagatataaaaaaaaaa is part of the Brassica rapa cultivar Chiifu-401-42 chromosome A09, CAAS_Brap_v3.01, whole genome shotgun sequence genome and harbors:
- the LOC103840412 gene encoding pentatricopeptide repeat-containing protein At5g41170, mitochondrial, whose translation is MLNLRLSRLLRRPLLRFSNGETDASISTSSSETPPSLREGVSHREDDHNSGEFTQLGFGKSPPLNVSESGEIRNPSFNSFDEIDELGGEEDDEEDEESVDERDDDDFAVLESFGKIPRSREDVNTRFEVEEDESRHPLVRETNRLINLRSSWNPKHEGEMRNLLRSLKPSQVCAVLRSQDDERVALKFFYWADRQWRYRHHPVVYYSMLEALSKTKLCQGARRVLVLMKRRGVHRTPKAFSLVMVSYSRAGQLRDALKVLTLMQRAGVEPDLLVCNTAVDVFVRGNRLEKALRFLERMQVIGIVPDVVTYNCLIRGYCDLSRVEEAVELLEEMPSKGCAPDKVSYYTVMGFLCKEKRILEVRNLMEKMEKEHGLVPDQVTYNNLIHMLTKHGHPDEALLFLKEAEGKGFRIDKVCYSVIVHGLCKEGRMSEAKDLINEMLSKGHCPPDVVTYTTVVNGFCRLGEVDKAKKLLQVMHLHGYKPNTVSYTALLNGMCRTGKSLEAREMMNMSEEQWWSPNSITYSVLMHGFRREGKLSEACDVVREMVLKGFFPGPVEINLLLQSLCRDGRTHEARKFMEECLNKGCAINVVNFTTVIHGFCQNDEIDAALSLLDDMYLINKHADVFTYTTLVDALGKKGRIEEATKLTNKMLHKGIDPTPVTYRTVIHRYCQMGKVDDLVAILEKMLLRQKCRTVYNQVIEKLCGLGKLEEADKILGKVLRTASTSDAKTCYVLMEGYLKKGAPLSAYKVACRMFNRDLIPDVKMCEKLSKRLVLEGKVEEADQLMLRLVERGRISPIPLKQSMVS
- the LOC103840411 gene encoding putative hydrolase C777.06c; protein product: MMNGSVPSENGGEGSALIFLGTGCSSAVPNAMCLIQKSDPPCYVCSQSLSIPPEKNPNYRGNTSLLIDYCQSDGKHKYIQIDVGKTFREQVLRWFTLHNIPQVDSIILTHEHADAVLGLDDIRSVQPFSPTNDIDPTPIFVSQYAMDSLAVKFPYLVQKKLKEGQEVRRVTQLDWRVIEEDCEKPFLASDLSFTPLPVMHGEDYVCLGFLFGEKSRVAYISDVSRFPPSTEYVISKSGGGQLDLLILDTLYKTGSHNTHLCFPQTLETIKRLSPKRALLIGMTHEFDHHKDNEFLDEWSKREGISVKLAHDGLRVPIDL